A genomic segment from Leptolyngbya boryana PCC 6306 encodes:
- the rpsN gene encoding 30S ribosomal protein S14: protein MAKKSMVERERKRERLVEKYAEKRAALKEQFAAATSQSEKLEIHRKIQQLPRNSAKVRVRNRCWATGRPRGVYRDFGLSRHCIREMAHAGLLPGVVKSSW from the coding sequence ATGGCTAAGAAGAGCATGGTTGAGCGCGAGAGAAAGCGCGAACGTCTCGTTGAGAAGTACGCCGAAAAGCGTGCAGCTTTGAAAGAGCAGTTTGCGGCAGCTACGTCTCAATCTGAAAAGCTGGAGATTCACCGCAAAATTCAACAGCTTCCCCGCAACAGTGCAAAAGTTCGGGTGCGGAATCGCTGCTGGGCAACCGGTCGTCCGAGAGGCGTTTATCGTGATTTCGGGCTGTCACGCCACTGCATTCGCGAAATGGCACACGCGGGATTGTTGCCGGGTGTGGTTAAGTCAAGTTGGTAA
- a CDS encoding tetratricopeptide repeat protein, with protein sequence MQDILRLLSAGLWMAAMQVALSFPAIALQDKLKDFDYWSNLCGLLADSEKYEEALAACEQAIVLRPKDAGIWAEHSNVLLKLKKYPDAIASADRALKFDPKISLAMTYRCMAFSALNRQDEGLDNCNQALKVDGNWGRKSPYLAWLNRGMILSKQGQFEQALNAYDRTLLLEEKDSITLAYRCETLTQLKRYEDAVISCQTALAGNGRWGDKSPAFAWYHAGNAYRLSNQLTSAIAAFDQAIKFDANDALTWNAQALVLEELDRTAEALTSYNRAIQLKEKLSVALVGRCAMLNRLRQFKEALTACDQAIQGDGRWGRWGAAQAWDQRGQALLNLGQAEEALASANRAVGIAPTYAEAWSNRSVALWVLQRYPEAIAATQEAIRLDPTYVSAWFNRATILRATKNYADAVIAYDQVLKLNPRHVSAWANRSAVLWHLRQYEQALDSADRAIALDSQFIPSWFNRAIALTAMNKYRDAIVAYDRVLKLNPKSAEAMTGKGVALWNLKQYPEAQATLQASLKLNPNQAIAQSTLKLVIAEEQRAKQPKVCVDKSKPCEPNQALDPSLPKFSSP encoded by the coding sequence ATGCAGGATATTCTTCGCCTTCTTAGTGCTGGTTTGTGGATGGCTGCGATGCAGGTCGCCTTGTCTTTTCCGGCAATTGCACTTCAAGATAAACTGAAAGACTTTGATTACTGGTCAAATCTATGTGGGTTACTTGCCGATTCAGAAAAGTATGAGGAAGCTTTAGCTGCTTGTGAACAAGCGATCGTACTCCGTCCAAAAGATGCTGGAATTTGGGCAGAGCATAGCAATGTCTTGTTAAAGCTGAAAAAATATCCTGATGCGATCGCATCTGCCGATCGCGCTTTAAAGTTTGACCCAAAAATATCCCTCGCGATGACCTATCGATGTATGGCGTTTTCAGCGTTAAATCGCCAGGATGAAGGACTTGATAACTGTAACCAAGCGCTCAAAGTCGATGGAAACTGGGGACGCAAATCACCTTATCTAGCTTGGTTAAATCGCGGCATGATTTTGAGCAAGCAAGGGCAATTTGAGCAAGCTCTGAATGCTTACGATCGCACATTACTGCTAGAAGAAAAAGATTCAATTACTTTGGCATATCGCTGTGAAACATTAACGCAGTTGAAACGCTACGAAGATGCGGTTATCTCTTGTCAAACTGCTTTAGCTGGAAATGGACGTTGGGGAGATAAGAGTCCTGCATTTGCTTGGTATCATGCGGGAAATGCCTATCGGTTATCGAATCAGTTGACTTCTGCGATCGCGGCTTTTGATCAAGCGATTAAGTTTGATGCAAATGATGCCTTAACTTGGAATGCTCAAGCTCTGGTTTTAGAAGAGTTAGATCGAACTGCTGAAGCACTCACATCTTACAATCGAGCGATTCAACTGAAAGAGAAATTATCAGTGGCATTGGTCGGACGCTGTGCCATGTTGAATCGCTTGCGACAGTTTAAAGAAGCATTGACAGCCTGTGATCAAGCGATTCAGGGAGATGGACGGTGGGGACGATGGGGCGCAGCTCAAGCTTGGGATCAGCGTGGACAAGCTTTGTTGAATTTAGGACAAGCAGAAGAAGCATTAGCATCAGCAAATCGAGCCGTTGGGATTGCTCCAACCTATGCAGAAGCTTGGAGCAATCGTAGTGTTGCACTGTGGGTTCTACAGCGATATCCAGAAGCGATCGCGGCGACTCAAGAAGCGATTCGGCTCGATCCAACTTATGTCTCGGCTTGGTTTAATCGAGCAACGATTCTCAGAGCAACCAAAAATTATGCAGATGCCGTCATAGCATACGATCAAGTTTTGAAATTAAATCCGCGCCACGTTTCTGCTTGGGCAAATCGAAGTGCCGTACTCTGGCATTTGAGACAGTATGAACAAGCTTTAGATTCAGCCGATCGCGCGATCGCATTAGATTCGCAATTCATTCCATCTTGGTTTAATCGTGCGATCGCACTTACTGCGATGAACAAGTACAGAGATGCAATTGTAGCTTACGACCGAGTGTTGAAGCTCAATCCGAAAAGTGCAGAAGCAATGACGGGGAAAGGTGTTGCATTGTGGAATTTGAAACAATATCCAGAGGCACAGGCAACTTTGCAAGCTTCGTTGAAATTAAATCCGAATCAAGCGATCGCGCAATCGACTTTAAAGTTGGTGATTGCAGAAGAGCAACGAGCTAAGCAACCGAAAGTTTGTGTTGATAAAAGTAAACCTTGCGAGCCAAATCAAGCTCTTGATCCGTCATTGCCGAAGTTCTCTTCTCCGTAA
- a CDS encoding DUF3598 family protein yields the protein MKSQWDCLLENLGSWHGSFTRFSPSGELIEDVPSIVSFTGLNDNQTMRQIVRLEPANQPVSEKVLEYSSLGRNILFFENGAFSLGSIQRAPFSEFGAELGLIHGDRRLRLVQLFDKQSQLSGLTLIREKLAESETPERPPLQVEDLIGTWKGEATTIYPDWRSPDTYTTDLKVWRDGDRLNQELQFGRTITTSALIEGTILKFDSGSQIVMLPDGASSNCPTEVKSGYPFVLEVGWLLQPDLRQRLMRSYSHKGEWVSLTLVTEQKIS from the coding sequence ATGAAGTCTCAATGGGACTGTTTGCTGGAAAATCTAGGCAGTTGGCATGGATCATTTACTAGATTTTCGCCATCTGGGGAGTTGATTGAAGACGTTCCTTCGATCGTGTCTTTCACGGGACTCAATGACAATCAAACGATGCGGCAAATTGTCCGCCTAGAGCCAGCAAACCAGCCCGTGAGCGAGAAAGTTCTGGAATACAGTTCTCTCGGTCGAAATATTCTGTTCTTTGAGAACGGAGCGTTTTCGCTCGGCTCCATTCAGCGCGCGCCCTTTTCCGAATTTGGGGCAGAGTTGGGATTGATTCATGGCGATCGTCGATTGCGCTTAGTTCAACTCTTTGACAAACAATCGCAGCTTTCTGGACTGACGCTGATTCGCGAAAAGCTTGCAGAATCCGAGACTCCAGAACGTCCGCCCCTTCAAGTTGAAGATTTGATCGGAACTTGGAAAGGCGAAGCAACGACGATTTATCCAGATTGGCGATCTCCTGATACTTACACAACAGATTTGAAGGTTTGGCGAGACGGCGATCGCTTGAATCAAGAATTACAGTTCGGGCGCACGATCACAACCAGTGCCTTAATTGAAGGAACGATTCTCAAGTTTGACAGTGGCAGTCAGATTGTCATGCTCCCTGATGGAGCTTCTTCCAATTGCCCAACCGAAGTGAAGTCAGGATATCCCTTTGTTTTAGAAGTAGGTTGGTTATTGCAGCCCGATCTGCGTCAGCGTTTGATGCGAAGCTACAGCCATAAAGGGGAATGGGTCAGCCTCACCTTAGTCACAGAGCAGAAAATTAGCTGA
- the rseP gene encoding RIP metalloprotease RseP, giving the protein MSVLAVILLLAVLIFVHELGHFLAARLQGIYANRFSIGFGPILWKYQGEQTEYALRALPLGGFVGFPDDDPDSTIPPNDPNLLKNRPVLDRAIVISAGVIANLVFAYFILVGQMAFVGLPTIDYNPGVIVPEAIAEGVAAAAGVQNGDVVTAINGKPLGASETAMNTLRQTIESSPGTPLQLSIERKGQPVNVTLTPKDESGKGKIGVKLQPHFKTQPNGKVVYYKHPSNPIAVFTMASNEFQRIVVLTVGGFGQLLSNFRNTAEQVAGPVAIVATGARIAQTDFASLFNFTALISINLAIINILPLPALDGGQLAFLLVEGLRGKPVPSKIQDGVMQTGLVLLLGLGVFLIIRDTVNLIPQ; this is encoded by the coding sequence ATGTCTGTTCTGGCGGTAATCCTTCTTTTAGCGGTTCTGATTTTTGTTCATGAACTCGGTCACTTCCTTGCAGCAAGACTTCAAGGTATCTACGCGAATCGATTCTCGATCGGATTTGGTCCGATTCTGTGGAAATATCAAGGCGAGCAGACAGAATATGCACTCAGGGCTTTGCCACTGGGCGGATTTGTTGGCTTTCCCGATGATGATCCAGACAGCACTATTCCGCCCAATGATCCGAATTTGTTAAAAAATCGTCCGGTGCTCGATCGCGCAATTGTGATCAGCGCAGGGGTAATCGCAAACCTCGTTTTTGCGTATTTCATCCTGGTCGGACAGATGGCATTCGTCGGACTGCCGACGATCGACTACAATCCTGGCGTAATCGTGCCAGAAGCGATCGCTGAAGGTGTTGCAGCCGCAGCAGGTGTGCAAAACGGGGATGTCGTCACCGCTATTAATGGCAAGCCTCTCGGTGCATCGGAAACGGCAATGAATACGTTGCGGCAAACGATCGAATCGAGTCCAGGAACACCACTGCAACTCTCGATCGAGCGGAAAGGACAGCCCGTTAACGTCACTTTGACTCCCAAAGATGAAAGCGGGAAAGGCAAAATTGGAGTCAAATTACAGCCGCATTTCAAGACGCAGCCGAACGGGAAGGTTGTTTATTACAAACATCCGTCTAACCCGATCGCGGTTTTCACAATGGCATCAAATGAGTTTCAGCGCATTGTGGTCTTGACCGTTGGCGGATTTGGACAACTCCTGAGCAATTTTAGAAATACCGCTGAGCAAGTCGCAGGACCAGTCGCGATCGTGGCAACCGGAGCGAGAATTGCCCAAACCGATTTTGCGAGTTTGTTCAACTTCACGGCTCTGATCAGCATTAACTTGGCGATTATTAACATCTTGCCTCTGCCTGCATTAGATGGCGGTCAACTGGCGTTTCTGCTCGTCGAAGGACTGCGAGGAAAACCCGTTCCTTCCAAAATCCAAGACGGCGTAATGCAGACCGGATTAGTGCTATTACTGGGATTAGGCGTTTTTCTGATCATCCGTGACACGGTGAATCTCATTCCACAGTGA
- a CDS encoding cell division protein FtsX has translation MPDSIEQATRVFALKERHGAMRFFTKLEYLLRETFLGLRRGGWMNWAAVSMVTVLLFLFGMSLQASWQLESLLTQFGSQLEVSAYLETGVSADVLRSTVERFPEVASVEDVTKEEAWSRLVKELGLSNLRDATQQLEGNPLVDELKVKARSSDVVPVLAEKLKKVRGVDEVQYVSEAVQRIAQLNTGFNRVSTAIVGLLTATAIAVINTTIRFIVVARRKEIEIMQLVGATRSWIYLPFLAQGVAFGIFGSAIAFALIQAIQKLIRNQLSGQAEFVQFLTTGATRPIDLIALPLILLTFGGLVGLLGSIFAVRRFAKI, from the coding sequence ATGCCCGATTCAATTGAGCAGGCTACAAGGGTCTTCGCACTGAAAGAGAGACATGGCGCGATGCGGTTCTTCACAAAGTTAGAGTATTTGCTGCGGGAAACGTTTTTAGGATTGCGACGTGGAGGCTGGATGAATTGGGCAGCGGTCAGTATGGTGACTGTGCTGCTGTTTTTGTTCGGAATGAGTTTACAGGCTTCTTGGCAACTAGAGAGTTTATTAACTCAGTTTGGTAGCCAGCTTGAAGTGTCAGCCTATCTCGAAACCGGGGTGTCAGCAGATGTGTTGCGATCGACTGTTGAGAGATTTCCTGAAGTTGCGTCAGTTGAGGATGTGACGAAGGAAGAAGCTTGGAGCCGATTGGTAAAAGAACTCGGCTTATCGAATTTGCGAGATGCAACGCAGCAGCTTGAAGGCAACCCACTGGTCGATGAATTGAAAGTGAAAGCGAGATCGTCGGACGTGGTTCCGGTTCTAGCCGAGAAATTAAAAAAAGTTCGCGGAGTCGATGAAGTGCAGTACGTGAGTGAAGCCGTGCAGCGGATTGCTCAACTCAACACCGGATTTAATCGAGTCAGTACGGCGATCGTGGGACTACTCACTGCAACTGCGATCGCCGTGATCAATACGACGATTCGATTTATCGTGGTCGCACGTCGGAAAGAAATCGAGATTATGCAATTAGTTGGCGCAACTCGAAGCTGGATTTATTTGCCATTTTTGGCGCAGGGAGTCGCATTTGGGATTTTTGGCTCGGCGATCGCATTTGCTCTAATTCAAGCCATTCAAAAACTGATTCGCAATCAACTGAGTGGACAAGCTGAGTTTGTCCAATTTCTGACGACGGGAGCCACTCGACCGATCGATTTAATTGCGCTACCTTTAATTTTGCTGACGTTTGGTGGACTCGTTGGACTCCTAGGTAGTATCTTCGCGGTGCGGCGATTTGCAAAAATTTAG
- a CDS encoding pentapeptide repeat-containing protein — protein sequence MKTMLLALIGFAMLCTSAMAAKPEHIKQLKETRQCAGCNLENADLRGFYLRGAQLQGANLRGANLRDGDLRGAFLNQANLTNADLRGANLEDADLDKAHLEGAQLKQVRFSDRTVLAEKWRLVHQLINRPREVTDLQKVDLAGANLNGADLRNANLTGANLERATLEDALITDAILDSAQLNRTSFFISDLKNASFVAANLQRSNLRATDLRNAIFQKTNLSQADLSHAYLSGIRLTESNLNAANLMRSTLTHSRIEQSQLRGSNLFMADLRDAKLIGVELTGANLRGADLSRADLAHSNFQSIQMQGLKLRGVNLKGVNLSGLNLQGIDFSGADLSHAVLNRANLSEANLKGANLTHANLTEANLTKADLSDGNLSYANLTRTNFSQANLDKVRLNGIQLEFTNFCQATMPDGRKAGC from the coding sequence ATGAAAACAATGCTCCTGGCTCTGATTGGTTTTGCAATGCTCTGTACATCCGCTATGGCAGCAAAACCAGAACATATCAAACAGTTAAAAGAAACTCGGCAATGTGCTGGATGCAACCTAGAAAATGCGGATTTACGAGGCTTTTATCTGCGAGGCGCACAGTTACAAGGGGCAAATCTCCGAGGTGCGAATTTACGGGATGGCGATCTTCGGGGTGCATTTCTCAATCAAGCAAATCTCACGAATGCTGACCTGCGAGGTGCCAACTTAGAAGATGCTGATTTAGATAAGGCTCATCTCGAAGGTGCGCAGCTTAAGCAAGTTAGATTTAGCGATCGTACGGTCTTAGCTGAGAAATGGCGGTTAGTACATCAATTGATCAATCGTCCTAGAGAAGTTACGGATTTACAAAAAGTAGATTTAGCAGGCGCAAATCTCAATGGAGCAGATTTGAGAAATGCAAATCTTACTGGAGCCAATCTAGAACGAGCGACGCTGGAAGATGCACTGATCACGGATGCAATCTTAGATTCAGCACAGTTAAATCGAACCAGCTTTTTCATCAGTGATTTGAAGAATGCGAGTTTTGTCGCAGCAAACTTACAGCGATCGAATCTTCGAGCAACGGATTTACGTAACGCTATTTTTCAAAAAACAAATCTCAGCCAAGCGGATTTAAGTCATGCTTACCTCAGCGGCATTCGTTTGACTGAAAGTAATTTGAATGCAGCGAATTTAATGCGATCGACGCTGACCCATAGCCGCATTGAGCAAAGTCAATTGCGAGGAAGTAACCTATTCATGGCTGATCTTCGCGATGCCAAACTGATCGGCGTAGAGCTAACAGGAGCGAATCTACGCGGAGCGGATCTGAGTCGAGCCGATCTCGCACACAGTAACTTCCAAAGCATCCAAATGCAAGGATTGAAATTACGTGGAGTCAATCTCAAAGGAGTCAATTTAAGCGGATTAAATTTGCAAGGCATTGACTTCAGCGGTGCAGACCTAAGTCATGCGGTCTTGAATCGAGCCAACCTAAGTGAAGCCAATCTGAAGGGTGCAAATCTCACTCATGCGAACCTGACGGAGGCAAACTTAACCAAAGCCGATCTCAGTGATGGAAATCTCAGTTATGCAAATCTCACTCGAACCAATTTTTCCCAAGCAAATCTAGACAAGGTGCGACTGAACGGCATTCAGCTTGAGTTTACCAACTTCTGCCAAGCAACGATGCCGGATGGTCGGAAGGCAGGGTGTTGA
- the aat gene encoding leucyl/phenylalanyl-tRNA--protein transferase — protein sequence MQVDVSSILEGYAQGYFLMSDESGKDLAWYTSRERTLIPLDDQFRYPKSLRRVLNQNRFTVEINKAFMEVVEGCANRETTWISNDLKEIYWTLHQEGWAHSFETWQDGKLAGGILGLALRGAFIGESMFFRIPDGSKVAMVKLVEHLRARNFVLFDAQMMNPHLERFGAYVINNRGYKDLLRQALERECSLI from the coding sequence ATGCAAGTCGATGTGTCCTCGATTCTCGAAGGCTATGCTCAAGGCTATTTTTTAATGTCTGATGAGTCAGGTAAAGATTTAGCTTGGTATACCAGCCGCGAACGGACTCTAATTCCCCTCGACGATCAATTTAGATATCCCAAGTCGCTGCGGCGGGTATTGAATCAGAATCGCTTCACAGTTGAGATTAACAAAGCATTTATGGAAGTCGTAGAGGGATGTGCCAATCGCGAAACGACTTGGATTTCTAATGATTTGAAAGAAATCTATTGGACGCTCCATCAGGAGGGATGGGCGCATAGCTTTGAAACTTGGCAAGATGGCAAGTTAGCAGGCGGAATTTTAGGCTTAGCTCTGAGAGGGGCGTTTATTGGGGAGTCGATGTTTTTTCGGATTCCAGATGGCTCGAAAGTGGCGATGGTGAAGCTGGTTGAACACTTGAGAGCGCGGAATTTTGTGTTATTTGATGCTCAGATGATGAATCCGCATCTAGAACGATTTGGCGCTTATGTGATTAATAATCGCGGCTACAAGGATCTGTTGCGGCAGGCTTTGGAGAGAGAGTGTTCGCTGATTTAA
- the def gene encoding peptide deformylase, with the protein MPSSVLVEKKKLENPPLQMHHMGDRVLRQPAKRVAKVDDEIRTIVRQMLQTMYSEDGIGLAAPQVGIHKQIVVIDIDPDKPEAVPLVLINPVIKKFGKETCSGQEGCLSIPGVYLDVERSEMIEVSFKDETGRMRTLQADGLLSRAIQHEIDHLNGVLFVDRVENQIALNQELKKRGFSASDVRHIG; encoded by the coding sequence ATGCCCTCCTCAGTTCTAGTTGAGAAGAAAAAGTTAGAAAATCCGCCCTTACAGATGCACCATATGGGCGATCGCGTGTTGCGTCAGCCTGCAAAACGAGTCGCTAAGGTAGACGATGAAATCCGTACGATCGTGCGCCAAATGCTGCAAACGATGTATAGCGAGGATGGGATCGGGTTGGCTGCACCGCAAGTTGGTATCCACAAGCAAATCGTTGTCATTGATATCGACCCCGATAAACCTGAAGCTGTGCCGCTGGTCTTGATTAATCCGGTGATTAAGAAATTCGGTAAAGAAACCTGTTCTGGTCAAGAAGGCTGTCTCAGCATTCCGGGTGTTTATCTGGATGTCGAACGTTCTGAAATGATCGAAGTGTCTTTCAAAGATGAAACGGGTCGGATGCGAACCTTGCAAGCGGATGGATTATTGTCTCGCGCGATTCAACATGAAATCGATCACTTGAATGGCGTATTGTTTGTCGATCGCGTGGAAAATCAAATTGCGCTGAATCAAGAATTGAAAAAACGCGGCTTCTCGGCAAGCGATGTCCGCCACATCGGATAA
- a CDS encoding Uma2 family endonuclease, producing MALTVKDLEVLQKHCPDYRMELVNGEIIVMSPSGYESDEVAAEMIRQLGNWVRPRKLGRVTASSAGFTLPNSDTRAPDASFVQAERLRRSPQKFAEITPDLTVEVKSPSDSVSGLRKKIDDFLNLGTRVGLLINPEKEWVEIRRSNQEAIVLHNGDIITVPELLPGWEVKVEDLWSPKFD from the coding sequence ATGGCACTTACCGTTAAGGATTTAGAAGTACTCCAGAAGCACTGCCCTGACTATCGAATGGAGCTAGTGAATGGAGAAATTATTGTTATGAGTCCTTCAGGTTACGAATCTGATGAAGTTGCAGCCGAAATGATCCGGCAGCTTGGCAATTGGGTCAGACCCAGAAAACTCGGAAGAGTTACAGCTTCGAGTGCGGGTTTTACCCTGCCGAATTCTGACACCCGCGCTCCAGACGCTTCATTTGTTCAAGCCGAGCGATTACGCCGCAGTCCTCAGAAATTTGCTGAAATCACTCCCGATCTCACCGTCGAAGTCAAATCGCCAAGTGATAGTGTTTCAGGACTCAGAAAAAAAATCGATGACTTTCTCAACCTCGGAACTAGAGTCGGACTCTTGATCAATCCCGAAAAAGAATGGGTTGAAATTCGTCGCAGTAATCAAGAAGCGATCGTCCTTCACAATGGCGATATCATCACCGTCCCCGAACTTCTCCCCGGTTGGGAAGTCAAAGTCGAAGATCTTTGGTCACCCAAATTTGATTAA
- the nth gene encoding endonuclease III translates to MTSRISAKKQRALEILARLKQLYPEAPCTLDYETPVQLMVATILAAQCTDERVNTVTPALFRRFPDAAALAGADVSELETLVRSTGFYRNKAKNIQAACQMIMEKFGGEVPRSMKDLTSLPGVARKTANVVSAHAFGVNLGVTVDTHVKRLSYRFGLTKHTEPVKIEQDLMKLLPQPDWENWSIRLVYHGRAVCNARSPQCDRCVLVDICPSAHVGQPAKKVANLSRN, encoded by the coding sequence GTGACAAGTCGAATTTCCGCAAAAAAACAACGAGCCTTAGAAATTCTGGCGCGGCTCAAACAGCTTTACCCAGAAGCTCCTTGTACTTTAGATTATGAAACTCCGGTTCAACTGATGGTAGCAACGATCCTTGCGGCTCAATGCACCGATGAACGAGTCAATACCGTAACGCCTGCCTTGTTTCGCCGTTTTCCTGATGCGGCGGCATTGGCAGGCGCTGACGTTTCTGAGTTAGAAACCTTAGTGCGATCGACGGGCTTTTATCGCAACAAAGCCAAAAATATCCAAGCAGCTTGTCAAATGATCATGGAAAAATTCGGGGGAGAAGTTCCGCGCTCCATGAAAGATTTGACGAGCCTGCCTGGGGTTGCCCGCAAAACGGCAAACGTGGTTTCGGCTCATGCCTTTGGTGTAAATCTGGGCGTAACGGTCGATACCCACGTGAAGCGATTATCGTATCGATTCGGGTTAACCAAACATACAGAACCCGTCAAAATTGAGCAGGATTTGATGAAACTATTACCCCAACCCGATTGGGAGAATTGGTCGATCCGCTTGGTTTATCATGGGCGTGCCGTTTGTAATGCGCGCAGTCCGCAATGCGATCGCTGTGTTCTCGTCGATATCTGCCCTTCCGCCCATGTTGGGCAGCCCGCGAAGAAGGTTGCGAATTTATCTAGAAATTGA